One part of the Sphingobium yanoikuyae genome encodes these proteins:
- the dnaQ gene encoding DNA polymerase III subunit epsilon: MREIIFDTETTGFDPASGDRLVEIGCIELINRVPTGRTFHAYYNPQRDMPSAAEAVHGLSSQFLSDKPLFREGVAELMDFLEDSPLVAHNARFDFGFLNHELKLCARDAVSMDRMIDTVAIARTLHPGAKHSLDALCTRYGIDRSHRVKHGALLDAELLAQLYVELTGGRQIGLGLAQEEEKEIVRVELTETAVVRPVRPARVFTASAEELERHAAFVAKLDKPLWLEEAPPA, translated from the coding sequence ATGCGCGAGATCATTTTCGACACCGAAACGACGGGATTTGATCCGGCATCCGGCGATCGGCTGGTCGAAATCGGGTGCATAGAGCTTATCAATCGCGTGCCGACCGGCCGCACCTTCCACGCCTATTATAATCCACAGCGCGACATGCCCTCCGCCGCCGAGGCGGTGCATGGCCTGTCGAGCCAGTTCCTGTCGGACAAGCCGCTGTTCCGCGAGGGCGTGGCCGAACTGATGGATTTCCTGGAGGACAGTCCGCTGGTGGCGCATAATGCGCGCTTCGACTTCGGATTCCTCAATCACGAATTGAAGCTGTGCGCGCGCGACGCCGTGTCGATGGACCGGATGATCGACACGGTGGCGATCGCTCGCACCCTGCATCCCGGCGCCAAGCACAGCCTGGACGCGCTCTGCACCCGTTACGGCATCGACCGCAGCCATCGCGTCAAGCATGGCGCGCTGCTCGACGCCGAACTGCTGGCGCAGCTCTATGTCGAATTGACCGGCGGCCGTCAGATCGGCCTGGGTCTTGCACAGGAGGAAGAGAAAGAGATCGTCAGGGTGGAACTGACGGAAACCGCCGTTGTTCGCCCTGTTCGTCCCGCGCGCGTCTTCACGGCGAGCGCGGAGGAGCTGGAGAGGCATGCCGCTTTCGTCGCGAAGCTGGATAAGCCGCTCTGGCTCGAGGAGGCGCCGCCGGCCTGA
- the coaE gene encoding dephospho-CoA kinase (Dephospho-CoA kinase (CoaE) performs the final step in coenzyme A biosynthesis.), which yields MKIYGLTGSIGMGKSAVAAMFRREGVPVFDADAEVHRLQGPGGRLIPAIEARFPGTTGPQGVDRAKLGAAVFGHPVELKALEAIVHPAVGESRRRFLKRHRSRQFVILDVPLLFETGGYRRMAGIIVVSAPAWKQRRRVLARPGMTVAKFRRILHLQLPDAEKRLRADYIINTGTTFAATRAQVRRLVACLGARTGR from the coding sequence GTGAAGATTTACGGCCTCACCGGCTCGATCGGCATGGGCAAGTCGGCGGTTGCGGCGATGTTTCGCCGCGAGGGCGTGCCGGTGTTCGATGCCGATGCCGAGGTGCATCGGCTGCAGGGGCCGGGCGGCCGGCTGATCCCGGCGATCGAGGCGCGCTTTCCCGGCACCACCGGGCCGCAGGGGGTCGACCGGGCGAAGCTGGGCGCGGCGGTGTTCGGCCATCCCGTGGAACTCAAGGCACTGGAGGCGATCGTCCATCCCGCCGTGGGCGAGTCGCGGCGGCGATTCCTCAAACGCCATCGATCGCGCCAATTCGTGATCCTGGACGTGCCCTTGCTGTTCGAGACAGGTGGCTACCGGCGCATGGCGGGGATCATCGTCGTCAGTGCGCCCGCCTGGAAACAGCGGCGGCGGGTGCTGGCCCGGCCAGGCATGACGGTGGCAAAATTTCGTAGAATCCTGCACTTGCAGCTGCCTGATGCTGAAAAGCGGCTAAGGGCAGACTATATCATCAACACGGGTACGACATTTGCCGCAACCCGGGCACAGGTCAGGCGTCTGGTCGCTTGCCTTGGCGCCCGGACAGGCAGATAA
- the aroE gene encoding shikimate dehydrogenase has protein sequence MTDKLPYAEVIGDPIDHSKSPLIHNFWLQALDIEAEYKKTHVTPEGLSAYFLQRRADPDWLGCNVTIPHKIAVMDYTDDPGGVRDRIGAMNTIASETAGPLIGTNTDAGGFLQPLLRDKWKGRHAVLIGAGGAARAILFALTSLGVPDITIMARDPAKGQALLDRAGVKGQVIGMTDALPAADLLVNSTSLGMVGQPALDLDLSPLPGSATVYDIVYAPLETGLLKAARDRGLKTLDGLEMLIGQAALAFDIFFDAEAPRELDAELRALLLAAD, from the coding sequence ATGACCGACAAGCTCCCCTATGCCGAGGTGATCGGCGATCCGATCGACCACAGCAAATCGCCCCTTATCCACAATTTCTGGCTGCAGGCGCTGGATATCGAGGCGGAATATAAGAAGACCCATGTGACGCCCGAGGGGCTGTCCGCCTATTTCCTGCAGCGCCGGGCCGATCCCGACTGGCTGGGCTGCAATGTCACCATTCCCCACAAGATCGCGGTGATGGACTATACCGACGATCCGGGCGGGGTGCGCGACCGGATCGGTGCGATGAACACCATCGCCAGCGAGACCGCAGGCCCGCTGATCGGCACCAACACCGATGCCGGCGGCTTCCTGCAGCCGCTGCTGCGCGACAAGTGGAAGGGCCGCCATGCGGTGCTGATCGGCGCGGGCGGCGCGGCGCGGGCGATCCTGTTCGCGCTCACCAGCCTGGGCGTGCCCGACATCACGATCATGGCGCGCGACCCGGCCAAGGGACAGGCGCTGCTCGACCGGGCCGGGGTGAAGGGCCAAGTGATCGGCATGACCGATGCGCTGCCGGCCGCCGACCTGCTGGTCAACAGCACGTCGCTGGGCATGGTCGGCCAGCCGGCGCTGGATCTGGACCTGTCGCCGCTGCCGGGCAGCGCGACCGTCTATGACATCGTCTATGCGCCGCTGGAGACGGGCTTGCTGAAGGCGGCGCGCGACCGGGGCCTCAAGACACTGGACGGGCTGGAAATGCTGATCGGCCAGGCGGCGCTGGCATTCGACATCTTCTTCGATGCGGAGGCACCGCGCGAGCTGGACGCGGAACTGCGCGCGCTGCTGCTGGCGGCGGACTGA
- a CDS encoding Maf family protein — translation MIVLASQSASRRAMLSAAGVPFEALSPGVDEEAAKEALRADGHDGRALADALAELKALKVSRRVPGALVLGCDQTLTLDDGTMIDKAIDKADAARILRLLSGRVHHLHSAAVIVLNNEPIWRHVERVRMTVRTLSDGFIDSYLEDDWDECQWCVGCYRIEGPGAQLFARVEGSQFGIQGLPLLPLLDFLRIRGVLAS, via the coding sequence ATGATCGTCCTAGCCTCGCAGAGCGCCAGCCGGCGCGCCATGCTGAGTGCGGCCGGCGTGCCGTTCGAGGCGCTGTCGCCCGGTGTGGATGAAGAGGCCGCCAAGGAAGCATTGCGCGCCGATGGCCATGACGGTCGCGCGCTGGCCGATGCGCTGGCGGAATTGAAGGCGCTCAAGGTGTCGCGCCGCGTGCCGGGCGCGCTGGTGCTGGGCTGCGACCAGACCCTGACTCTCGACGACGGGACGATGATCGACAAGGCGATCGACAAGGCGGATGCCGCGCGCATCCTGCGCCTGCTGTCGGGGCGGGTCCATCATCTCCACAGTGCGGCGGTGATCGTGCTCAACAATGAACCGATCTGGCGCCATGTCGAGCGGGTGCGGATGACGGTGCGGACCCTGTCCGACGGATTCATCGACTCCTATCTGGAGGACGACTGGGACGAATGCCAATGGTGTGTCGGCTGCTATCGGATCGAGGGGCCGGGCGCGCAACTGTTCGCCAGGGTGGAAGGCAGCCAGTTCGGCATCCAGGGCCTGCCGCTGCTGCCGCTGCTTGACTTCCTGCGCATAAGGGGCGTTCTGGCGTCATGA
- a CDS encoding pyruvate, water dikinase regulatory protein, which produces MSRIHLHLLSDSTGETLENIAKAAIGLFENVEAIRHFWPMVRSEVHLDRIMEEISAHPGLVLFTLTNHVLRRRLETRCRALGLPHVAALDSVADALSNILGQETRTRPGRKHILDEAYFARIEAIQFTIAHDDGVGHENWEEADIVLAGVSRASKTPTSIYLANRGYKTANIPLVPESPPPRSLYGLKHPMVVGLTISPERLIQIRRNRLLSLNQAPETAYVDSDKVQEELAFARRMFADNGWPVIDMTRRSIEEAAAAIINLFNDRELAEGNEA; this is translated from the coding sequence GTGTCACGTATCCATCTTCACCTGCTTTCGGACTCCACCGGCGAGACGCTGGAGAATATCGCCAAGGCGGCGATCGGCCTGTTCGAAAATGTCGAGGCGATCCGCCATTTCTGGCCGATGGTCCGATCCGAAGTGCATCTCGACCGGATCATGGAGGAGATATCCGCCCATCCCGGCCTGGTGCTGTTCACGCTCACCAACCATGTGCTGCGGCGGCGGCTGGAAACGCGCTGCCGCGCGCTCGGCCTGCCCCATGTCGCCGCGCTGGACAGCGTGGCCGATGCCCTGTCCAACATATTGGGGCAGGAAACCCGGACCCGGCCGGGCCGCAAACATATCCTCGACGAAGCCTATTTCGCGCGGATCGAGGCGATCCAGTTCACCATCGCCCATGATGATGGCGTGGGGCATGAGAATTGGGAGGAGGCCGATATCGTCCTGGCGGGCGTGTCGCGCGCATCGAAGACGCCGACCTCCATCTATCTTGCCAATCGCGGCTACAAGACCGCCAATATCCCGCTGGTGCCGGAATCGCCGCCGCCGCGCAGCCTTTATGGCCTGAAGCATCCGATGGTGGTGGGCCTCACCATCAGTCCCGAGCGGCTGATCCAGATACGGCGCAACCGGTTGCTGTCGCTCAACCAGGCGCCGGAGACCGCCTATGTGGATAGCGACAAGGTGCAGGAGGAACTGGCCTTTGCCCGGCGCATGTTCGCCGACAATGGCTGGCCGGTGATCGACATGACCCGCCGGTCGATCGAGGAAGCGGCCGCCGCCATCATCAACCTGTTCAACGACCGCGAACTGGCGGAAGGAAATGAAGCATGA